ATTGCGAATCATCAATGAGGCTATAATGCCGGGTATGGTGCAAATACAGACCCAGATAAAGAAACTGGTATATCCGATGTGTTCCTGTATCCAGCCTGCGGGCATTCCCGGAATCATCATGCCCAATGCCATAAATCCGGTTCCGATAGCATAATGAGCAGTCTTGTGCTCGCCTTCCGCAATATAAATCAGATAAAGCATATAGGCAGTGAAACCAAAACCGTAGCCTAGCTGCTCAATGGCGACACAAATAGATATTAGAATGAGGTTATCTGGGGTTGCTGCTGCCAACCAGATATATAACAGGTCGGGGAGATTAATCGCTAATGCCATGGGTAATATCCATTTTTTGAATCCGTCTTGGGAAACGAGCAAACCGCTGATGATTCCACCGAATAAGAGAGCTGCAACGCCTATGGTGCCATAAATCATTCCGACTGTTGTTGTAGATAGAGCCAATCCTCCTTTTTCGATACTATCCAGAAGGAAAGGTGAGGCGATTTTGGCTAATTGAGATTCGCCCAGTCGGTAGGTGAGCAGGAAAAAGAACATAAGACCTATATGTTTCTTCTGGAAAAAAGAGACAAAAGTTTTAAAGAAGTCTTCTAGCAGTTTGCTGGGTGTCAGGCCTTCCCGTTTGACGTCGGAATCGGGATAAGGGAGCATGAAACGATGATAGATAGTGAGTGCCAAAAATAGTCCTGCCATAAGATAGAAAGTAATGCTCCATGCCAGAGGTACATTATTTTGTAATGTTTCCAGCCAACCCGCCAACATCACAAGAACTCCTTGACCGAAAATACTGGCAAACCGGTAGAACGTATTCCGAAGACCTACAAAGAAGGATTGTTCCTTGTTATTGAGTCCGAGCATATAAAAACCGTCTGCTGCAATGTCATGAGTGGCGGAACTGAATGCCAGCAGCCAGAAAAAAGCCAGGGTGAATTGTACGTAGTGTGTTGTCGGGATGAAAAAGGCAATACCGGCAAATCCGGCTGAGATAAATCCTTGCATGGTAATAATCCAGGCTCGTTTCGTTTTAATCAGATCAACGAACGGGCTCCATAAGGGCTTGATAGTCCACGGCAGGTAAAGCCAGGAGGTGTAAAGAGCTATTTCTGTATTCGATAACCCCAGACGTTTATACATGATGACAGCGATTGTCATTACTGCTACATAGGGAAGTCCTTCTGCAAAGTAGAGGGTTGGAATCCAGCTCCAAGGGTCTCTTTTCAGGGTTGGCGTTGTCATGGTATTCATTGGGTTCTATTTATATTGTTGCTCGATCGCACTACCGGGGTAGTAGTGGGATAGTATTTCTTTGTATTTATAGCCTTGTTCCCCCATTACGGCGGCACCGATCTGGCAAAGTCCCACGCCATGTCCCCAGCCGGATCCCGTGAGGATAAACCGGGAAGGGATTTCTTTTTCATCTTCTTTGTATTCTTTGTCCACAACGAAAGCGGAGCTATATAAGTGGGAAGATGATAGGGTACGACGGATCTCCAACTCTTTGCCGATGATGAGAGTGCGTAACGTTCCTACTATTTTCAATCGGACCAGCCGTCCTGAAGTTCCCCGTTCGACCGGAATCAAATCAATGATTTTTCCGAACTCGATTCCTGAACGTTTATGAATCAGTTCCGAGAGTTCTTGTTGGGAGTAGCAGACTCTCCAACGGTAAAAGTCTGTTGTTTCCTGGTCATAATTATTCAATACCTGACTCAACACTTGTTTGTTATGGGTGTTGCAAAAGGCCGTAGGAGAAGTACGTATCCATTTATCGGCTTCCGCTTCTTTTGTCAGGTCGGGAAGTCGCGTTTCTGTTTTACTATCCCGTTGCCCGATAAGATAGGGATGCTTTACATTCTCCCAGCAGTTCTGGAATTCTTCGAAAGCGCCGCCGCAACATTTAGAGAAACGAGCGTCACAAATCTCTCCTTCATACATAAGTACTTCACCCCGTGTAGCAAAAACAGCTTCAATTGCCTGTGGAGTTGAGGT
The nucleotide sequence above comes from Bacteroides caccae. Encoded proteins:
- a CDS encoding MFS transporter — protein: MTTPTLKRDPWSWIPTLYFAEGLPYVAVMTIAVIMYKRLGLSNTEIALYTSWLYLPWTIKPLWSPFVDLIKTKRAWIITMQGFISAGFAGIAFFIPTTHYVQFTLAFFWLLAFSSATHDIAADGFYMLGLNNKEQSFFVGLRNTFYRFASIFGQGVLVMLAGWLETLQNNVPLAWSITFYLMAGLFLALTIYHRFMLPYPDSDVKREGLTPSKLLEDFFKTFVSFFQKKHIGLMFFFLLTYRLGESQLAKIASPFLLDSIEKGGLALSTTTVGMIYGTIGVAALLFGGIISGLLVSQDGFKKWILPMALAINLPDLLYIWLAAATPDNLILISICVAIEQLGYGFGFTAYMLYLIYIAEGEHKTAHYAIGTGFMALGMMIPGMPAGWIQEHIGYTSFFIWVCICTIPGIIASLMIRNRLDDSFGKKQ
- a CDS encoding SpoIID/LytB domain-containing protein, translated to MQEPVITVGILSGKEIGFSFPKEFISSDGIAICGIQQAVYRKGKICWQEKEYDELSFTPQQDTSSFFELQDVTIGINFHWERKEVQRFKGELKIIVEDDRLTAINIIPIEDYLTNVISSEMSATASLELLKAHAVISRSWLLNKLKVANGKLKVIMHPDNTANFELSTLPSQLIKWYDHEAHKNFDVCADDHCQRYQGITRTSTPQAIEAVFATRGEVLMYEGEICDARFSKCCGGAFEEFQNCWENVKHPYLIGQRDSKTETRLPDLTKEAEADKWIRTSPTAFCNTHNKQVLSQVLNNYDQETTDFYRWRVCYSQQELSELIHKRSGIEFGKIIDLIPVERGTSGRLVRLKIVGTLRTLIIGKELEIRRTLSSSHLYSSAFVVDKEYKEDEKEIPSRFILTGSGWGHGVGLCQIGAAVMGEQGYKYKEILSHYYPGSAIEQQYK